A region of the Kaistia geumhonensis genome:
GCGATGGCCTGCCGGCCGCGCCTGCTCATCGCCGACGAACCGACCACGGCCCTCGACGTCACCATCCAGGCCGAGATCCTCGGGCTCATCGACCGGCTGAAGCGCGAGAACGGCATGGCGGTGCTGTTCATCACCCATGACATGGCGGTGGTGGCGCAGATGGCCGACCGCGTCGTGGTGATGTATCGCGGCGACGTCGTCGAGGAGGGGCCGGTCACGCGCATCTTCGCAGCGCCGCGCGAGCCCTATACCAGGGCTCTGCTCGCCGCCGTGCCGCGACTTGGCGAGATGCACGGCACGGACGGGCCGGAGCCGATGCGCATTCTGGGCGATGCCCCGCCGGCGCCGGCCCCGCCACGGTCCGAACCCTCGACGAAAGGCGGACCGCTGCTCGATGTCCGCCATCTGACGACGCGCTTTCCTGTCAAGGGCGGATTGCTGCGGCGGACGATCGCCGAGGTGCATGCGGTCGAGGATGTGAGCTTCTCGCTCGCCCGCGGCGAGACCCTGTCGCTGGTCGGCGAATCGGGTTGCGGCAAGTCGACCTGCGGGCGAACGATCCTCCGCCTCATTGAGGCCAATTCCGGCGATATCCAGCTCGACGGATGGAATGTGCGCGGGCTCGGGAGGCTCGACCTGCAACGCGCACGGCGCGACATGCAGATGGTGTTCCAGGACCCGTTCGCCTCGCTCAATCCCTATCGGCGGCTCATCGACCAGGTGGCCGAGCCGCTGGTCAATTTCGGTCTTGCCTCCGGCAGCGAGATCACCGACTGCGTCGCGCATCTCTTCGACCGGGTCGAGCTGCCGAGAAGCTTCCTGCGCCGCTTCCCGCACGAGCTTTCCGGTGGCCAGCGCCAGCGCGTCGCCATCGCCCGCGCGCTCGCGCCGAGCCCGAAGCTGATCGTGGCCGACGAGAGCGTCTCGGCGCTCGACGTCTCCGTTCAGGCGCAGGTCCTCAACCTCCTGATGGAACTGCAGGCCGATCTCGGCCTCTCCTTCCTCTTCATCAGTCACGACATGGCCGTGGTCGAACGCGTCTCGCACAATGTGGCGGTGATGTATCTCGGCCGAATAGTCGAGATCGGCCCGCGCGCCGCCGTCTTCGGCAATCCGCGCCATGCCTATACGCGATCGCTGCTCGATGCGGTGCCGATCGCCGACCCCGCCCGCCGGCGGACGCATGACGACCGCAGCTTCCGCCCACTGTCATCGCCGATCTTCCCGCTCGGCGCCGACATCCAGCCTTCCATCTATGACGAGGTCGCCCCCGGCCATCTCGTCCTCAAGTCGGCGGCCTGACCGCCGGGAGACATGTGACATGCCGATCTTCAACCGCATCGCCGACTTCCACGCCGACATGACCGAGTGGCGTCGTGACCTGCACAGCCATCCCGAGCTCGCGCTGGAGGAATTCCGCACCAGCGGCGTCATCCAGGAGAAGCTCAGGGAATTCGGCGTCGACGAGGTCGTCACCGGTATCGCGCAGACCGGCGTCGTCGGCGTCATCCGCGGGCGCGGCGCCGGCGGCGCCATCGGCCTGCGCGCCGACATCGACGCGCTGCCGATCCACGAGGAGACGGGCCTTCCCTATGCCTCGACCGAGCGCGGCAAGATGCATGCCTGCGGCCATGACGGCCACACGGCGATGCTGCTCGGCGCGGCGCGCTATCTCGCCGAGACGCGCAATTTCGACGGTACGGTCTATGTCATCTTCCAGCCGGCCGAGGAGCTTCATGGCGGCGGCGGCATGATGGTGCGCGAGGGCCTCTTCGAGCGCTTCCCGATGGATTACGTCTTCGGCATGCACAACTGGCCGAAGGCACCGGCCGGCACCTTCCTGTGGCGCGTCGGACCGACCATGGCGGCGGTCGCCCAGTTCGTGATCACAATTCGCGGTCGCGGCGCGCACGGAGCGCAGCCGCATGACGGCACCGATCCCGTCGTCGTCGCCGGT
Encoded here:
- a CDS encoding ABC transporter ATP-binding protein gives rise to the protein MSDIDAVHPSPQQPIIRVSGLRVEFETDDGVVAGVKDVSFEIAPGETLCVVGESGSGKSVTSLSILRLIEFGGGRIAGGLLEFARESGEIIDLASASPDVMQSIRGNEIGMIFQEPMTSLNPVFTIERQLTDGLRRHRGLAGEDVRRRALELLREVRIPEPERRLSQYPHELSGGMRQRIVIAMAMACRPRLLIADEPTTALDVTIQAEILGLIDRLKRENGMAVLFITHDMAVVAQMADRVVVMYRGDVVEEGPVTRIFAAPREPYTRALLAAVPRLGEMHGTDGPEPMRILGDAPPAPAPPRSEPSTKGGPLLDVRHLTTRFPVKGGLLRRTIAEVHAVEDVSFSLARGETLSLVGESGCGKSTCGRTILRLIEANSGDIQLDGWNVRGLGRLDLQRARRDMQMVFQDPFASLNPYRRLIDQVAEPLVNFGLASGSEITDCVAHLFDRVELPRSFLRRFPHELSGGQRQRVAIARALAPSPKLIVADESVSALDVSVQAQVLNLLMELQADLGLSFLFISHDMAVVERVSHNVAVMYLGRIVEIGPRAAVFGNPRHAYTRSLLDAVPIADPARRRTHDDRSFRPLSSPIFPLGADIQPSIYDEVAPGHLVLKSAA
- a CDS encoding M20 aminoacylase family protein; its protein translation is MPIFNRIADFHADMTEWRRDLHSHPELALEEFRTSGVIQEKLREFGVDEVVTGIAQTGVVGVIRGRGAGGAIGLRADIDALPIHEETGLPYASTERGKMHACGHDGHTAMLLGAARYLAETRNFDGTVYVIFQPAEELHGGGGMMVREGLFERFPMDYVFGMHNWPKAPAGTFLWRVGPTMAAVAQFVITIRGRGAHGAQPHDGTDPVVVAGALIQALQSVVARNVGPLESAVVTIGEIHGGGAFNVIPETVMLRGTTRWFDPAIGDTVEQAMRRIVHATAEAYGASGELVYDRMYPATINDEAATGLARRAAEAVAGSRAVAELAQPTMGGEDFSFMLNAKQGSYIMLGSARREDEPQLHHPLYDFNDEVLPVGASYWATLAEQLLPRKAT